One Antiquaquibacter oligotrophicus genomic region harbors:
- a CDS encoding SGNH/GDSL hydrolase family protein → MRSLPDGVDGFVDLDVLLSDPADNHLLSQEYDSGDLVHLNESGHIAVAEAVDEVLLELGVY, encoded by the coding sequence GTGCGCTCTCTTCCGGACGGCGTTGACGGCTTCGTCGACCTCGATGTGCTTCTGAGTGACCCCGCCGACAACCATCTGTTGTCACAGGAGTACGATTCCGGAGATCTCGTGCATCTCAACGAGTCGGGGCACATCGCTGTTGCGGAGGCAGTTGACGAGGTCTTGCTCGAACTAGGAGTGTACTGA